A window of Piliocolobus tephrosceles isolate RC106 chromosome 13, ASM277652v3, whole genome shotgun sequence contains these coding sequences:
- the DSCAML1 gene encoding Down syndrome cell adhesion molecule-like protein 1 isoform X3, whose protein sequence is MRGNVAVFKCLIPSSVQEYVSVVSWEKDTVSIIPENRFFITYHGGLYISDVQKEDALSTYRCITKHKYSGETRQSNGARLSVTDPAESIPTILDGFHSQEVWAGHTVELPCTASGYPIPAIRWLKDGRPLPADSRWTKRITGLTISDLRTEDSGTYICEVTNTFGSAEATGILTVIDPLHVTLTPKKLKTGIGSTVILSCALTGSPEFTIRWYRNTELVLPDEAISIRGLSNETLLITSAQKSHSGAYQCFATRKAQTAQDFAIIALEDGTPRIVSSFSEKVVNPGEQFSLMCAAKGAPPPTVTWALDDEPIVRDGSHRTNQYTMSDGTTISHMNVTGPQIRDGGVYRCTARNSVGSAEYQARINVRGACLHLNIRIGF, encoded by the exons AAAACAGGTTTTTTATTACCTACCATGGCGGGCTGTACATCTCTGACGTACAGAAGGAGGACGCCCTCTCTACCTATCGCTGCATCACCAAGCACAAGTACAGCGGGGAGACCCGGCAGAGCAATGGGGCACGCCTTTCTGTGACAG ACCCTGCCGAGTCGATCCCCACCATCCTGGATGGCTTCCACTCCCAGGAAGTGTGGGCCGGCCACACTGTGGAGCTGCCCTGCACCGCCTCGGGCTACCCTATCCCTGCCATCCGCTGGCTCAAGGATGGCCGGCCCCTCCCGGCTGACAGCCGCTGGACCAAGCGCATCACGGGGCTGACCATCAGCGACTTGCGGACCGAGGACAGTGGAACCTACATTTGTGAGGTCACCAACACCTTCGGTTCAGCAGAGGCCACCGGCATCCTCACGGTCATCG ATCCCCTTCATGTGACCCTGACACCAAAGAAGCTGAAGACCGGCATTGGCAGCACGGTCATCCTCTCCTGTGCCCTGACGGGCTCCCCGGAGTTCACCATCCGCTGGTATCGCAACACGGAGCTGGTGCTGCCCGACGAGGCCATCTCCATCCGCGGGCTCAGCAACGAGACGCTGCTCATCACCTCGGCCCAGAAGAGCCATTCTGGGGCCTACCAGTGCTTCGCCACCCGCAAGGCCCAGACCGCCCAGGACTTTGCCATCATTGCACTCGAGG ACGGCACGCCCCGCATCGTCTCGTCCTTCAGCGAGAAGGTGGTCAACCCCGGGGAGCAGTTCTCACTGATGTGTGCAGCCAAGGGCGCCCCACCCCCCACGGTCACCTGGGCCCTCGACGACGAGCCCATTGTGCGGGATGGCAGCCACCGCACCAACCAGTACACCATGTCGGACGGCACCACCATCAGCCACATGAACGTCACAGGCCCCCAGATCCGCGACGGGGGCGTGTACCGGTGCACCGCGCGGAACTCGGTGGGCAGTGCTGAATATCAGGCGCGAATAAACGTAAGAGGTGCCTGTCTACATTTAAATATCAGAATAGGTTTTTGA